A window of [Ruminococcus] lactaris ATCC 29176 genomic DNA:
AGTTTACGAACTGAAAGAGGACGCAAGATTATATGAAGCGATAGAACTTGCCGGAGGTGTGAACCAGGAGGCGGCACCGGAAGTGCTGAACCAGGCAAGGGTACTGGCAGACGGAGAGCGGATTTATGTTCCAAAGCAGGATGAGGCAGAGTCTTATTCTTTGCAGGATCAGGGGTTGGAAAGTAACGCGGGAACAGCGGATACCAGGGGAAAGATAAATATTAATACAGCCGGAAAAGAGGAACTCATGACTTTGCCCGGTATCGGAGAAGCGAAAGCAGAAAAGATTCTGCGTTACCGGGAAGAGCATGGTGCATTTCGTTCCATTGAAGACGTGATGCAGATTGAGGGAATCAAAGAGGGAGTATTTAATA
This region includes:
- a CDS encoding helix-hairpin-helix domain-containing protein, whose translation is MKNGWKRWIRGWSLIVILLSVLSVSGCSVSEEDGLQEVTEKVSQEPEVSQKDSGKSEDQEKPGQTEGDTDTGSKKSAEKKIWVYVCGAVNAPGVYELKEDARLYEAIELAGGVNQEAAPEVLNQARVLADGERIYVPKQDEAESYSLQDQGLESNAGTADTRGKININTAGKEELMTLPGIGEAKAEKILRYREEHGAFRSIEDVMQIEGIKEGVFNKIKEDITI